In the genome of Parafrankia discariae, one region contains:
- a CDS encoding ABC transporter substrate-binding protein: MTSHYRWRRPLALIAAGVALVLAGCSVESDDPPASSSPTSDAFPAPPAPATAPGVTADSIKIGFVYPDLEVVRQYVDIDHGDYQATFKALVDKVNAAGGINGRRIIPVYGAVDVISPAGAQETCVKLTQDEKVFAVLGSLNAEDAMCYVQTHRTALVGGDLTAERYAKAQAPWVSDLRGGDELADGIEQFTADNALAGKKLAVVAYRDDQASVDKVVLPALKRLQIPVTETGILDADISDAAAVSQQFNVFIQKFRAAGVDTVLLVGGSQLQFPAELQKTDYRPRLMFAGTSQAGAYLASPGEHDPAIMAGATALGLVVDYREPVNAACVATLEAALPALRGKLVDPATVPSGQPSPGTSESAACRYLTLFQAIAEKAGKDLTYQSFQQAAFSLGSLQVPTYRDKATYGRETPHGAIPPRLFAFDPAKKNFFPAAG; this comes from the coding sequence ATGACCTCGCATTATCGCTGGCGCCGTCCGCTCGCACTGATCGCCGCGGGAGTCGCGCTCGTCTTAGCCGGCTGCAGTGTCGAGTCGGACGACCCCCCGGCCAGCAGCAGCCCCACCTCGGACGCGTTCCCGGCCCCGCCGGCGCCGGCGACCGCGCCCGGTGTCACCGCCGACAGCATCAAGATCGGCTTCGTCTACCCCGACCTCGAGGTCGTCAGGCAGTACGTCGACATCGACCACGGTGACTACCAGGCCACCTTCAAGGCCCTGGTCGACAAGGTCAACGCCGCGGGCGGCATCAACGGCCGCAGGATCATCCCGGTGTACGGCGCGGTCGACGTCATCTCCCCCGCCGGCGCCCAGGAGACCTGCGTCAAGCTGACCCAGGACGAGAAGGTCTTCGCGGTGCTCGGCAGCCTCAACGCCGAGGACGCGATGTGCTACGTCCAGACCCACAGGACGGCGCTCGTCGGCGGTGACCTCACCGCGGAGCGCTACGCCAAGGCGCAGGCGCCGTGGGTCTCCGACCTGCGCGGCGGCGACGAGCTGGCCGACGGCATCGAGCAGTTCACCGCCGACAACGCCCTGGCCGGCAAGAAGCTCGCGGTCGTCGCCTACCGGGACGACCAGGCCTCCGTGGACAAGGTCGTCCTGCCCGCCCTGAAGCGGCTCCAGATCCCGGTGACCGAGACGGGCATCCTCGACGCCGACATCAGTGACGCGGCCGCGGTCTCCCAGCAGTTCAACGTGTTCATCCAGAAGTTCCGGGCCGCGGGCGTCGACACCGTGCTCCTGGTCGGCGGCTCCCAGCTGCAGTTCCCCGCAGAGCTCCAGAAGACCGACTACCGCCCCAGGCTGATGTTCGCCGGCACCAGTCAGGCCGGGGCGTACCTGGCGAGCCCGGGCGAGCACGACCCAGCGATCATGGCCGGTGCCACCGCTCTCGGACTGGTCGTTGACTACCGCGAGCCGGTCAACGCCGCGTGCGTCGCCACCCTCGAGGCCGCGCTGCCGGCGCTCAGAGGCAAGCTGGTCGACCCGGCGACCGTGCCCTCCGGTCAGCCCAGCCCCGGAACATCCGAAAGCGCCGCCTGCCGCTACCTGACCCTGTTCCAGGCGATCGCGGAGAAGGCCGGCAAGGACCTCACCTACCAGTCCTTCCAGCAGGCCGCGTTCTCCCTCGGCTCCCTCCAGGTTCCCACCTACCGGGACAAGGCGACCTACGGCCGCGAGACACCGCACGGCGCCATCCCGCCCCGCCTCTTCGCGTTCGATCCCGCGAAGAAGAACTTCTTCCCCGCCGCGGGCTGA
- a CDS encoding glycoside hydrolase family 1 protein yields MSTFPENFLWGASTAAHQVEGGNVNSDMWRSEWARNSTFTEPSGDACDHYHRYPEDIATLAGLGLNAYRFGVEWARIEPEEGYFSRAALDHYRRMVGTCLEHGVTPVVTYSHFSTPRWFADAGGWGNPEAADRFARYAGRVTEHIGDLVPWVCTFNEPNVISLMVHLGVVPAASRDEVLGLSTDNERQEPGAAGSGEAGSGEARSGAAWAAPSVEVMARAHRKAVEAIKSGPGNPAVGWTLALIDLQPADGGEERWQAVRQAALLDWLDVSRDDDFVGVQTYTRERVGPDGVLPVPTGAPTTQTGWEIYPQALGHTVRLAAEHAGVPVLVTENGMATDDDAARIAYTTAALDGLAGAIADGVDVRGYLHWTLLDNFEWTSGYQMTFGLVAVERTTFARTVKPSAHWLGKVARAGGPA; encoded by the coding sequence ATGAGCACATTCCCCGAAAACTTCCTCTGGGGTGCGTCGACCGCGGCGCACCAGGTGGAGGGCGGCAACGTCAACTCCGACATGTGGCGCAGCGAATGGGCGAGGAACTCGACGTTCACCGAGCCGTCGGGAGACGCCTGCGACCACTACCACCGGTATCCCGAGGACATCGCGACCCTGGCCGGTCTCGGCCTCAACGCCTACCGGTTCGGGGTCGAGTGGGCGAGGATCGAACCGGAGGAGGGCTATTTCTCCCGGGCCGCCCTCGACCACTACCGCCGCATGGTCGGCACCTGCCTCGAACACGGGGTCACCCCGGTCGTGACCTACAGCCACTTCTCGACCCCGCGGTGGTTCGCCGACGCGGGAGGGTGGGGGAACCCGGAGGCGGCGGACCGGTTCGCCCGGTACGCCGGCCGGGTGACCGAACACATCGGTGACCTCGTGCCCTGGGTGTGCACGTTCAACGAGCCGAACGTCATCTCCCTGATGGTGCATCTCGGTGTCGTCCCGGCCGCGTCCCGCGACGAGGTCCTCGGCCTGTCGACGGACAACGAGCGCCAGGAGCCCGGCGCGGCCGGGTCCGGCGAGGCGGGGTCGGGTGAGGCACGGTCGGGCGCGGCGTGGGCCGCCCCCAGTGTCGAGGTGATGGCGAGGGCGCACCGCAAGGCCGTGGAGGCCATCAAGTCCGGTCCCGGGAACCCGGCCGTCGGCTGGACACTGGCCCTCATCGACCTCCAGCCCGCCGACGGCGGGGAGGAACGCTGGCAGGCGGTACGCCAGGCGGCCCTGCTCGACTGGCTCGACGTCTCCCGCGACGACGATTTCGTCGGCGTCCAGACCTACACCCGGGAGCGCGTCGGCCCCGACGGTGTCCTGCCCGTTCCCACCGGAGCCCCCACCACGCAGACCGGCTGGGAGATCTACCCGCAGGCGCTGGGCCACACCGTCCGCCTCGCCGCCGAACACGCCGGTGTGCCGGTGCTGGTCACCGAGAACGGCATGGCCACCGACGACGACGCCGCCCGGATCGCCTACACCACCGCCGCCCTCGACGGACTCGCCGGCGCCATCGCCGACGGCGTCGACGTCCGCGGCTACCTGCACTGGACGCTGCTCGACAACTTCGAGTGGACCTCCGGCTACCAGATGACCTTCGGGCTCGTCGCCGTCGAACGCACCACCTTCGCCCGCACCGTCAAACCCTCCGCTCACTGGCTGGGCAAGGTCGCCCGCGCCGGCGGACCCGCCTGA